One Setaria viridis chromosome 3, Setaria_viridis_v4.0, whole genome shotgun sequence DNA window includes the following coding sequences:
- the LOC117848894 gene encoding uncharacterized protein isoform X1, translating to MISGNLTNEELAASRCTKAEGPAAGAVAVAAKSPAVPSSRHWPPSTESRIVRVSRVFGGKDRHSKVRTVKGLRDRRVRLSVPTAIQLYDLQDRLGLSQPSKVVDWLLDAAQHEIDKLPPLQFPPHAQDLVAHLPSSMMAPFANGGGADRASAAANATTGAASAAMVDGDKRHCHGAGIKGLMGLNNPVGLVNGAMPLAHGLYYTAGEPWANGNSVHDQVSHHGTSPQTVAHHSPFSSLLSLAPGPQLVFYSPEGGGFAMKEAADHQFPVDNLDHSQGQLSLSSARSFLHPGSQG from the coding sequence ATGATAAGCGGCAACCTCACAAATGAAGAGCTGGCGGCCAGCAGGTGCACCAAGGCCGAgggcccggccgccggcgccgtcgccgtcgccgccaagaGTCCCGCCGTGCCGAGCTCGCGACACTGGCCGCCGTCCACGGAGTCAAGGATCGTGCGCGTCTCCCGGGTGTTCGGCGGCAAGGACCGGCACAGCAAGGTGAGGACGGTCAAGGGGCTGCGCGACCGGCGTGTGCGGCTGTCCGTGCCGACGGCGATCCAGCTCTACGATCTGCAGGACCGGCTGGGCCTCAGCCAGCCGAGCAAGGTGGTGGACTGGTTGCTCGACGCCGCGCAGCACGAGATCGACAAGCTGCCGCCGCTCCAGTTCCCGCCGCATGCGCAGGACCTCGTCGCCCACCTGCCCTCCTCCATGATGGCGCCGTtcgccaacggcggcggcgccgaccgcgcctccgccgccgcaaacGCGACTACGGGTGCGGCGTCCGCGGCGAtggtcgacggcgacaagcgcCACTGCCACGGCGCCGGCATTAAGGGACTCATGGGCCTCAACAATCCCGTCGGCCTCGTCAACGGCGCCATGCCGCTGGCTCACGGCTTGTACTACACGGCCGGCGAGCCTTGGGCCAATGGCAATTCCGTCCACGACCAGGTGAGCCATCATGGCACTTCGCCTCAGACGGTGGCTCACCACTCGCCGTTCTCATCACTGCTGTCTCTCGCTCCGGGGCCTCAGCTCGTCTTCTACTCGCCGGAAGGCGGCGGTTTCGCCATGAAAGAAGCCGCCGATCATCAGTTCCCTGTAGATAACCTCGACCATTCGCAAGGACAGCTCTCACTGAGCTCAGCAAGAAGCTTCCTTCACCCTGGCAGCCAGGGATGA
- the LOC117848894 gene encoding uncharacterized protein isoform X2 — translation MISGNLTNEELAASRCTKAEGPAAGAVAVAAKSPAVPSSRHWPPSTESRIVRVSRVFGGKDRHSKVRTVKGLRDRRVRLSVPTAIQLYDLQDRLGLSQPSKVVDWLLDAAQHEIDKLPPLQFPPHAQDLVAHLPSSMMAPFANGGGADRASAAANATTGAASAAMVDGDKRHCHGAGIKGLMGLNNPVGLVNGAMPLAHGLYYTAGEPWANGNSVHDQLVFYSPEGGGFAMKEAADHQFPVDNLDHSQGQLSLSSARSFLHPGSQG, via the exons ATGATAAGCGGCAACCTCACAAATGAAGAGCTGGCGGCCAGCAGGTGCACCAAGGCCGAgggcccggccgccggcgccgtcgccgtcgccgccaagaGTCCCGCCGTGCCGAGCTCGCGACACTGGCCGCCGTCCACGGAGTCAAGGATCGTGCGCGTCTCCCGGGTGTTCGGCGGCAAGGACCGGCACAGCAAGGTGAGGACGGTCAAGGGGCTGCGCGACCGGCGTGTGCGGCTGTCCGTGCCGACGGCGATCCAGCTCTACGATCTGCAGGACCGGCTGGGCCTCAGCCAGCCGAGCAAGGTGGTGGACTGGTTGCTCGACGCCGCGCAGCACGAGATCGACAAGCTGCCGCCGCTCCAGTTCCCGCCGCATGCGCAGGACCTCGTCGCCCACCTGCCCTCCTCCATGATGGCGCCGTtcgccaacggcggcggcgccgaccgcgcctccgccgccgcaaacGCGACTACGGGTGCGGCGTCCGCGGCGAtggtcgacggcgacaagcgcCACTGCCACGGCGCCGGCATTAAGGGACTCATGGGCCTCAACAATCCCGTCGGCCTCGTCAACGGCGCCATGCCGCTGGCTCACGGCTTGTACTACACGGCCGGCGAGCCTTGGGCCAATGGCAATTCCGTCCACGACCAG CTCGTCTTCTACTCGCCGGAAGGCGGCGGTTTCGCCATGAAAGAAGCCGCCGATCATCAGTTCCCTGTAGATAACCTCGACCATTCGCAAGGACAGCTCTCACTGAGCTCAGCAAGAAGCTTCCTTCACCCTGGCAGCCAGGGATGA
- the LOC117850156 gene encoding uncharacterized protein, with product MPRHGHHEPAPPACCSCCCGCAGAAPCYYPAPAPCYYPAPAPAAPGSAASDHLLHAIAAHLLLSSPAPAQTHPQPQPQTQTPPPPAAAQHAANPYTYPHPYQYQQQEAKTHAYAHPTSAPPQPNPSADHGHLLLHSLLRRVAVLESALPRGFPAPPPSRRPPHPNPRPRRAARYQEEVEEEESESEPESPPPRPRRPARAGPPSAAVERAARTIQAHFRRFLARRSRTLRQLKELAVLRSKAAAIRGSLSGRRGCADPAAVSEAAMGLLLRLDAIQGGDPMIREGKRAVSRELTRILEFVDKVLVKEHEQVAMGDALGASEYHEGCSASFVGGRPSVSKKKVSFSGNGQVHELNEETGDGNEVDEGSENSSSAESDEVKPNKRSANGKPGLAAPMPVHMESRRIADARR from the exons ATGCctcgccacggccaccacgagccggccccgcccgcctgctgctcctgctgctgcggctgcgcgggcgccGCGCCCTGCTACTACCCCGCCCCTGCGCCGTGCTACTaccccgcccccgcgccggccgcgcccggctCCGCCGCGTCCGACCACCTCCTCCACGCCATCgccgcccacctcctcctcagCTCCCCGGCGCCCGCCCAGACACATCCGCAGCCGCAGCCCCAGACccagacgccgccgcctcctgccgccgcgcAACACGCGGCGAATCCCTACACGTATCCCCATCCCTACCAGTACCAGCAGCAGGAGGCCAAAACCCATGCCTACGCCCACCccacgtcggcgccgccgcagcccaaCCCGTCCGCCGACCACGGCCACCTCCTGCTCCACTCGCTCCTGCGCCGGGTGGCCGTGCTCGAGTCCGCCCTCCCCCGCGGCTTCCCCGCCCCTCccccgtcgcggcggccgccccaCCCAAACCCTCGACCGCGCCGCGCGGCCCGCTaccaggaggaggtggaggaagaggaatcGGAGTCGGAGCCggaatcgccgccgccgcggccgcggcgacccGCGCGCGCGGGGCCGCCCTCCGCGGCGGTTGAGCGCGCGGCGCGGACGATCCAGGCGCACTTCCGCCGCTTCCTTGCGCGGCGCTCCCGGACGCTCCGCCAGCTCAAGGAGCTCGCCGTGCTGCGATCCAAGGCCGCGGCGATCCGGGGGTCCCTCTCCGGCCGCCGCGGGTGCGCCGACCCCGCGGCCGTCTCCGAGGCGGCCAtgggcctcctcctccggctcgACGCGATCCAG GGAGGGGACCCGATGATCCGCGAGGGGAAGCGCGCGGTGAGCCGGGAGCTCACCCGGATCCTGGAGTTCGTTGACAAGGTGCTGGTCAAAGAGCACGAGCAGGTGGCCATGGGTGACGCATTGGGCGCCAGCGAGTACCATGAAGGCTGCAGTGCTTCGTTCGTGGGAGGACGCCCGTCAGTGAGTAAGAAGAAGGTGAGTTTCTCTGGTAATGGTCAGGTTCATGAGCTCAACGAAGAGACAGGGGATGGAAATGAGGTAGATGAGGGCTCTGAAAACTCGAGCTCTGCTGAGTCTGATGAGGTGAAGCCTAACAAGAGAAGTGCCAATGGTAAGCCTGGTCTTGCTGCACCAATGCCAGTGCACATGGAGTCGAGGAGGATTGCTGATGCAAGGAGATGA
- the LOC117850158 gene encoding uncharacterized protein: MDNVESAPDSPAQAPPSSASSLPKEQSQVELELRLLQALEFYPPSKLKGVHRHFVLYGLMEYLRKSLDRQFSADEVLQLLDRFFNLEMLKPEDDEKDNFSQGEEFSLPESFFNKEE; encoded by the exons ATGGACAACGTCGAGTCTGCCCCTGACTCGCCAGCGCaggcgccgccgtcctccgcctcgtctctcCCCAAG GAGCAATCGcaggtggagttggagctgagGCTTCTCCAGGCTCTCGAGTTCTACCCTCCGTCCAAACTCAAAG GTGTTCATCGTCACTTTGTTCTCTATGGCCTCATGGAATATTTGAGAAAAAG CCTTGACCGTCAATTCTCTGCTGATGAGGTTTTGCAACTATTGGACCGTTTCTTTAACCTAGAAATGCTG AAACCAGAGGATGATGAGAAGGACAACTTCAGCCAAGGGGAAGAATTTTCCTTGCCAGAGAGCTTTTTCAACAAGGAAGAATAA
- the LOC117850157 gene encoding uncharacterized protein, whose protein sequence is MGPSWCRGLRLLFVASLLVLSVAALQPPPPPPEPSAADALLARMCDPRSARPAPPTLCHGIHLRRRVGTAGHRRHNHHHRPVPVPLPPPGREGGEEIDVRYGVAKRLVPTGPNPLHN, encoded by the coding sequence ATGGGGCCGTCATGGTGTCGGGGCCTTCGCCTCCTCTTCGTGGCGTCCCTGCTCGTCCtctccgttgccgcgctgcagccgccgccgccgcctccggagcCGTCAGCGGCCGACGCGCTGCTCGCCCGCATGTGCGACCCCCGCAgcgcgcgcccggcgccgcccacCTTGTGCCACGGCATTCACCTCAGGCGCCGCGTCGGGACCGCGGGGCATCGCcgccacaaccaccaccaccggcccgtgccggtgccgctgccgcctcccggACGCGAGGGCGGGGAGGAGATCGACGTGCGCTACGGCGTCGCCAAGCGGCTCGTGCCGACGGGGCCGAACCCGCTGCACAACTGa
- the LOC140222357 gene encoding uncharacterized protein → MSKKAEGGSKLGRWLGAPVRALSRACDSYVRRMSACAGRMPTHAAAYGGRGGFAPGHVQAATFSSRSRRGGTGDDDVSELVRAMSQRQASGRGAGAGGEGAAVAAPVRSRSVAVGRIDEDAPCEFGAGDTVRVGGPAVRRARSVAVGSAGLAARAGAGGYGAAKKQLGAGVPRG, encoded by the coding sequence ATGAGTAAGAAGGCGGAGGGCGGCAGCAAGCTGGGGCGGTGGCTGGGGGCACCGGTGCGGGCGTTGTCGAGGGCGTGCGACTCGTACGTGCGGAGGATGTCGGCGTGCGCGGGGCGGATGCCGACGCACGCCGCCGCctacggcggccgcggcgggttcGCGCCGGGGCACGTGCAGGCCGCGACGTTCAGCTCCCGCTCGCgccgcggcggcaccggcgacgacgacgtcaGCGAGCTCGTCCGCGCCATGTCCCAGCGCCAGGCgtccggccgcggcgccggcgccggcggcgagggcgcggccgtcgccgccccggtcAGGAGCCGGAGCGTCGCGGTGGGGCGGATCGACGAGGACGCGCCGTGCGAGTTCGGCGCCGGTGACACCGTGCGCGTCGGCGGCCCCGCCGTGCGCAGGGCCCGCAGCGTCGCCGTGGGCAgcgccggcctcgccgctcgcgccggcgccggcggctacgGCGCCGCCAAGAAGCAGCTAGGAGCGGGCGTCCCGCGCGGCTGA
- the LOC117850667 gene encoding uncharacterized protein, with product MAAPLLLLLLLAMFAGSDAAFCVCKPGIPDTMMQKAIDYACSKGADCTPTAMGGPCYGNGNKVAVCSYICNSYFQSRSSMGATCDFGGVATLTSTDPSSGTCKFASGPSSAGGGGGGMGGTGGTGAGTGGGMGAGTGAGTGGAGTGAGTGAGTGGMGAGTGAGTGAGAGAGAGITTPGSSTLSPPFGGTGAYGPSGAGTGPDYNDAASPVASGRHALAALVLAAAVLFR from the exons ATGGCGgctccgctgctgctgctgctcttgctgGCCATGTTCGCAGGCTCAG ATGCGGCGTTCTGCGTGTGCAAGCCGGGCATCCCCGACACAATGATGCAGAAGGCGATTGACTACGCCTGCAGCAAGGGCGCCGACTGCACCCCGACCGCGATGGGCGGGCCGTGCTACGGCAACGGCAACAAGGTGGCCGTCTGCTCCTACATCTGCAACAGCTACTTCCAGAGCAGGAGCTCCATGGGCGCCACCTGCGACTTCGGCGGTGTCGCCACACTCACAAGCACCGACCCCAGCTCCGGCACCTGCAAGTTCGCCTCCGGCCCCAG cagcgcgggcggcggtggcggcggcatgggcggcaccggcgggacAGGCgcgggcaccggcggcggcatgggcgcCGGCACCGGAGCaggcaccggcggcgccgggacGGGCGCGGGCACCGGAGCAGGCACCGGCGGCATGGGCGCGGGGACCGGTGCTGGCACCGgagcaggcgccggcgccggcgcagggaTCACGACCCCCGGAAGCAGCACCCTGAGCCCACCGTTCGGCGGCACGGGCGCGTACGGCCCGTCAGGAGCTGGCACGGGCCCCGACTACAACGACGCCGCCTCGCCGGTCGCGTCCGGGCGCcacgccctcgccgcgctcgtcctggccgccgccgtcctcttccGCTGA
- the LOC117847168 gene encoding uncharacterized protein — translation MAAAAVASSSTPRPLRLAPHRTLGGATGHVNAPPLRHRRQRLAVSASAGAEAETSGSERFYFNFTGFPFPLGPFLNRRTIRTEAVKGSIWLFEQEQALGFSSVSTNTRMTVIKLRSGGLWVHAPIAPTKECIQLLKELDAPVEHIVLPTFAYEHKIFVGPFSRKFPKAQIWVAPRQWSWPVNLPLEFFGIFRAKPLNDEDDATPWASEIEQKVLSSPEVGIGPYVEVAFYHKPSKTLLVTDAVIFVPRQPPECISKESLLASAKNGLAVKILSKGKEVPDEPVVDNKLNRQKGWERMVLQILFLGPSNLLEPNASFAQMSQKLIVSPIVKTLVFSKVPEKVRDWVDRIAADWQFRRIIPCHFAAPINVSRSDFLAAFAFLDEFLPDRPAPAPGLSLLFASFMGKAASYFPPDDMKTLSSLDEFLVSVGAVKKTVSGRKR, via the exons ATGGCAGCCGCAGCCGTCGCCTCCAGTTCCACCCCGCGGCCGCTCCGCCTGGCGCCTCACCGGACTCTCGGCGGCGCGACCGGACACGTCAACGCCCCGCCGCTGCGCCACCGCAGGCAGCGGCTCGCCGTGTCGGCCTcggccggggcggaggcggagaccaGCGGGTCCGAGCGGTTCTACTTCAACTTCACCGGGTTCCCCTTCCCGCTCGGCCCCTTCCTCAACCGCCGCACCATCCGCACCGAG GCGGTGAAGGGCAGCATATGGCTGTtcgagcaggagcaggcacTGGGCTTCAGCAGCGTCTCCACCAACACCCGCATGACCGTCATCAAGCTCAGGTCCGGCGGGCTCTGGGTGCACGCGCCCATCGCGCCCACCAAGGAGTGCATCCAG TTGCTGAAGGAGCTGGACGCGCCGGTGGAGCACATCGTGCTGCCGACCTTCGCGTACGAGCACAAGATCTTCGTCGGGCCCTTCTCCAGGAAGTTCCCCAAGGCGCAGATTTGGGTGGCTCCCAGGCAGTGGAGCTGGCCAGTCAACCTGCCGCTCGAGTTCTTCGGGATCTTCCGGGCCAAGCCCCTCAACGACGAGGACGACGCCACCCCATGGGCCTCCGAGATCGAGCAGAAGGTGCTCAGCTCGCCGGAAGTCG GGATTGGGCCATATGTGGAGGTGGCTTTCTACCATAAGCCTTCAAAGACATTGCTGGTGACAGATGCTGTCATCTTTGTTCCTCGACAGCCTCCGGAGTGTATCAGCAAAGAATCACTGTTGGCTTCTGCCAAGAACGGATTGGCAGTGAAGATATTGAGCAAAGGGAAAGAGGTTCCAGATGAACCAGTTGTGGACAATAAGCTGAACCGTCAGAAAG GATGGGAGAGAATGGTGCTTCAGATACTGTTTCTTGGCCCCTCAAATCTTCTTGAGCCAAATGCAAGTTTTGCTCAAATGTCACAAAAATTGATCGTCTCACCAATTGTCAAGACCCTCGTTTTCAGCAAAGTTCCAGAGAAG GTGAGGGACTGGGTTGACAGGATCGCTGCAGACTGGCAATTCCGAAGGATAATCCCCTGCCACTTTGCAGCCCCGATCAACGTGAGCCGATCAGACTTCCTGGCCGCCTTTGCATTCCTTGACGAGTTCCTCCCCGACCGTCCTGCCCCAGCGCCTGGCCTCTCCCTGCTCTTCGCGTCGTTCATGGGGAAGGCAGCCAGCTACTTCCCTCCTGATGACATGAAGACGCTTTCGTCACTGgacgagttcttggtttcggtTGGTGCTGTCAAGAAGACCGTCTCCGGAAGGAAGAGGTGA